A window from Malania oleifera isolate guangnan ecotype guangnan chromosome 7, ASM2987363v1, whole genome shotgun sequence encodes these proteins:
- the LOC131160888 gene encoding uncharacterized protein LOC131160888, translating to MKKDTRGQNCPPAGQGYNIKEFMRMNPLAFVGGPDLVAAENWVLEIEEIMVVLDCTDEQKVCYAAFKMIGDAKYWYFLLSIREEKIEEFTNLNHGNMTIGEYASKFVELSCFAQFLIPNEARKARKFEKGLKCKIYELVVGFYVQTFSDLVDKASVLEKSIQEYKAYRVEEEACTIHFSG from the exons ATGAAGAAGGATACTAGAGGGCAAAACTGTCCACCTGCAGGTCAGGGCTACAAcatcaaggagttcatgagaATGAACCCTCTGGCCTTCGTAGGAGGACCTGATCTAGTggctgcagagaattgggtactggagatagaggagatcatggttgTACTCGATTGCACAGACGAGCAGAAGGTCTGTTATGCCGCATTTAAGATGATCGGAGATGCAAAATACTG GTATTTCTTATTATCtattagagaggaaaagattgaagagtttaCTAACTTGAACCATGggaatatgaccattggggagtATGCATcaaaatttgtggagctatcttgCTTCGCACAGTTCTTGATCCCGAATGAGGCAAGGAAGgccagaaaatttgaaaaaggcctgaAATGCAAAATTTATGAACTTGTGGTGGGATTCTACGTCCAAACTTTCTCAGACTTGGTTGATAAGGCTTCGGTGCTGGAGAAGAGCATCCAGGAGTATAAAGCCTATAGAGTAGAAGAAGAGGCTTGCACCATCCATTTTTCAGGCTGA